Genomic DNA from Pigmentiphaga litoralis:
TTCGTGGCGTCCTTCCTGGGCGACGTCAATATCCTGCCCGGCCATTATCACGGCGAGAACGCATTGGGTGTGCACGTGCGCCTGGGGGCGGGCCTGATCCAGGTGCCGCGCGAACGCCTGGTGGGGGGATCGCACGAAGGTGGCCGGCTGGACATGTATGTGCGGCCGGAACAGATCCGCATGGAAGGCCTGCATGCGGCATCGGTGCTGAGCGGCACGGTGGTCAATCATGTGTTCCAGGGTGACCATGTGAATTCTTATATCGATGTGGATATTCCGGTGGCCGGGCGGCAATTGGTGATGGTGCGCAGCGCCGGGCTGGACGCGATGCGGCTGTGGCCCGTCGGGGCCGTGGCGGGGCTGGCGTTGCCGGAAGATGGCATCAGTCTGTTCACGAGAACACCATGACCACGATGCAACTTTTGTACGCGCCTACGTCGCCCTTTGTGCGCAAGGTGATGGTGTGTGCGCACCTGACGGGGCAGGCCGACCAGATCGAATGGTTGCCCAGCGCGGCGCATCCGATCCGGCGGGACGACCGCATTGCCGCGCATAACCCGCTGGCCAAGGTGCCGACGCTGGTTCTGGAAGACGGGCAGTCTTTGTATGACAGCCGCGTGATCTGCGAATACCTGGCCAGCCGCGCGGGGGACACGCAGTTGTTCCCCGCATCAGGCGCCGCGCGTTGGCAGGCCTTGACGCAGCAGGCGCTGGGTGATGGCCTGCTGGATGCGGCCTTGCTGGCGCGCTATGAACGCACGGCGCGCCCTGCGGACATGCAATGGACCGAGTGGTATGACGCGCAGCTGGTCAAGGTCGAAGCCGGACTGGCCGAAATCGAAGACCAGGCCGCCGCACTGTTTCAGGCGTCGGTAGATCCGTTGTCCGCGCCCGCATCGAATGCGCCGACGTCGAACGCGCCTACTTCGAATGCGCCGACGTCGAACTTGCCCGCATCGAACTCGCTCACTTCGAACTCGCTCACATCCAACACGCCGACCATCGGCGACGTCACCCTGGGGTGCGCGCTGGGCTATCTGGACTTCCGGTTCCCGAAACTGGATTGGGCCGCGCGTTACCCCGGCACCGCACGTTGGCATGCCGTGTTTCGCACCCTGCCCGCGATGCAGGCCACCCTACCGCACGATGCCTGAGGCTGCCCCATGACACCCCCCACCC
This window encodes:
- a CDS encoding glutathione S-transferase family protein, producing the protein MQLLYAPTSPFVRKVMVCAHLTGQADQIEWLPSAAHPIRRDDRIAAHNPLAKVPTLVLEDGQSLYDSRVICEYLASRAGDTQLFPASGAARWQALTQQALGDGLLDAALLARYERTARPADMQWTEWYDAQLVKVEAGLAEIEDQAAALFQASVDPLSAPASNAPTSNAPTSNAPTSNLPASNSLTSNSLTSNTPTIGDVTLGCALGYLDFRFPKLDWAARYPGTARWHAVFRTLPAMQATLPHDA